The genomic region GGCCTGAATGTCCCAACCTCCACCTGGCATGTGGCGCGCGACGGCTTTGCGGAAGCGGTGAATCTGTTGGCGGTCATTACCGGTTCACTCGGCAAAATTGCCTATGACGTGATGCTGATGGCCTCGAATGAATTTGGTGAACTGTATGAACCGTTCGTTAAAGGACGTGGCGCCAGCAGTACGATGCCGCAAAAGCGCAACCCGATCTCCAGCGAACTCATGCTCGCCTGTGCGAAAGGCGTTCGTCAGCAGGCCGGGCTGATGCTCGACGCAATGGTTCAGGATCTGGAACGCGCCACCGGCCCCTGGCATGCAGAGTGGATCGCGATTCCGGAAAGTTTTGTGCTCAGCGCTGGAGCACTGCATCAGGCCAACTTTATGCTGGCGGGGCTGGAAGTGGATGAAGCCGCGATGAAACGCAATCTGGGTATGACCAACGGTCTGATTGTGGCCGAGGCGGTGATGATGGGGCTGGCGCCGTATATTGGCCGTCAGGATGCTCATGATGTGGTGTATGACGCTTGTCGTATTGTTAACGAACAGGGCGGACATCTGGCTGATGTGCTGAACGCCATGCCTTCGGTAGCGGAACGTCTTGACCCGCAGTTGATTAACCAACTGACCGATCCTGCTAACTATCTGGGCATGGCACCGGAAATGGTGGATCAGGTGCTGGCTAAATATATGTCCCGGAAATAAAGGCCCCCGGACTCACGAAAGAAGGATATGACTATGTCGATAAATTCTGTCGGGGGTAAGAAGCTCTATGCGTTTCTGATCCCTGTGATTGTGGGGGCGGTTATCTGGTTTTATCCCGTCCCTGAAGGGTTATCCCCTGAGGCGTGGCATATGTTTGCCATTTTCGCTGCAACTATTGCGGCTATCCTGACCCAGCCGCTGCCATCAGGCGCGGTAATGCTGATTGCGCTTTGCGTGGTGATTTTCACCAAAACGCTGACAGAGGCGAAAGCGCTGTCGGGTTTTGCCTCCGGCACCGTCTGGCTTATTTTCTGCGCCTATGTGCTGTCGCTGGGGTTTGTGACCTCTGGGCTGGGTAAACGCATCGCGTATAAAATGCTGTCGTGGTTTGGCGGAAGCAGCTTAGGGATTGCCTATTCGCTCGGCGTTTCCGACCTGATTATGGCACCGGCGATGCCTTCGGTGACGGCACGTTCCGGCGGGATTATTTTCCCGATCGCCCGTTCCATTAACGATGTTCTCGGTTCGTCACCAGGCCCAACCGGTAAGCGCATTGGTGACTTTCTGACGATGGTCTGTTTCCAGTTCACGCCGATCACCGGGGCGATGTTTATGACCGGGATGGCGGCGAACCCGCTGGTGGCTTCTCTGGCGAAATCGACGCTGGGGCTGGATATCACCTGGGGAGGCTGGTTTATTTCCGCGGTCGTCCCGGCGCTGGTCTGTTTTTGCCTGATGCCGCTGTTGGTCTACAAACTGCTGGATCCGGAGCTTAAGCGTACGCCGGAAGCGAAGGCGATGGGGAAACAGTCGCTGAGCGAACTGGGGACGATGAGCAGCAATGAGAAAAAGGTGGCGCTGGGGTTTGTGCTGGCACTGGTCGGTTGGGGCACCAGCCTGATCACCGGCATTTCGGCGACCTCGGTGGGGCTGGGACTGGCCGCTTACCTTTTTGCCAGTGGCGCGGTGAACTGGAAAAGCCTCCTTAATGACCACGCGGCCTGGGACACGGTGATTTGGTTCAGCGTGATCATTAGTCTGGCAACCGGTCTGGCGGATCTGGGATTCATCAAATGGATGACAGGAATGCTGGGGAGCGGTATTCAGGGATTTGGCGCGATGGAGGCCTTTATCCTGCTGGGCGTACTGTATATCTACGTTCACTACCTGTTCGCCACCGCGACGGGGCACGTGGCCGCGCTGTACGCCCCTTTTGCCGCCACGGCGATTGCGGCAGGTGCGCCGCCGATGATGGTGGCTATTTGTTTCGGGATCTTCAGTAACCTTATGTGGGGGAATACCGAATACGGCGGTGGACCAGGGCCAATCTACTTCGCACAAGGATATTTTGAGCGTCCACGCTTCTATCGCATTAACCTGTTCGTGGTCACGGTCAACGTAGTGATTACCTTTGCCGTGGGTATGCTCTGGTGGAAGGCGCTGGGATATTATTAAGTGATGCGCAGTTGTTGGATGGCGGCTGCGCCTGATAAGGCCTGGCTCATGCCGGGCCTGTCCGTAGGCCGGATAAGGCGCAGCCGCCATCAGGCAGAGTAAATTTACATTGCGAGTCGCTTTCCAGAACTGGCAAAAAAGCTACTGACACCCCCTGAAATGTGCCACAATAGTGGCTGTTTATACAGTATTTCAGGTTTTCTCATGGCTTTAACCGCAGCGCTAAAAGCGCAAATCGCCGCCTGGTATAAGGCGCTTCAGGAACAGATCCCCGACTTTATCCCCCGCGCGCCGCAGCGGCAGATGATTGCTGACGTGGCAAAAACGCTGACCGGGGAAGAGGGGCGTCACCTGGCGATTGAAGCACCCACCGGGGTTGGGAAAACCCTTTCTTACCTGATCCCCGGCATCGCCATTGCCCGGGAAGAACAAAAAACGCTGGTTGTCAGCACCGCTAACGTGGCGTTGCAGGATCAAATCTACAGCAAAGACCTGCCACTGCTGCGCAAGATCATCCCCGATCTTCGTTTCACCGCGGCGTTCGGTCGTGGGCGATATGTGTGTCCGCGTAATCTGACGGCGCTCGCCAGTACCGAACCGACACAGCAGGATCTGCTGGCGTTTCTTGATGATGAACTCACTCCCAATAATCAGGAAGAGCAAAAGCGTTGTGCGAAGCTGAAGGGCGATCTCGACAGCTACAAATGGGATGGACTGCGCGATCACACGGATATCGCCATTGACGACGATCTCTGGCGACGTCTGAGTACCGATAAAGCCAGTTGCCTGAACCGCAACTGCCATTACTACCGCGAGTGTCCGTTCTTTGTGGCTCGCCGTGAAATTCAGGAAGCGGAAGTGGTGGTGGCAAACCACGCGCTGGTGATGGCGGCAATGGAAAGCGAGGCGGTGCTGCCGGACCCGAAGAACCTGCTGCTGGTGCTTGATGAAGGCCATCACCTGCCGGATGTCGCTCGCGACGCGCTGGAAATGAGCGCTGAAATTACCGCTCCCTGGTATCGGCTCCAGCTGGATCTGTTCAGCAAACTGATTGCCACCTGCATGGAACAGTTCCGCCCGAAAACAACGCCGCCGCTGGCAAATCCGGAGCGCCTGAATGCCCACTGCGAAGAGCTGTATGAGCTCATCGCTTCGCTCAATAACATCCTCAATCTGTATATGCCCGCCGGGCAAGAGGCCGAGCACCGTTTTGCTATGGGTGAACTGCCGGACGAACTGAAGGAGATTTGCCAGCGTCTGGCGAAGCTGACTGAAACGTTGCGCGGTCTGGCGGAGCTGTTCTTGAACGATCTGAGCGAAAAGACCGGCACGCATGATGTGGTTCGCCTGCACCGGGTCATTTTGCAGATGAACCGCGCGTTAGGAATGTTTGAAGCGCAAAGCAAACTGTGGCGGCTGGCATCGCTGGCGCAGTCATCCGGTGCGCCGGTGTCGAAATGGGCGACGCGGGACGTGCGCGACGGGCAAATCCACGTCTGGTTTCACTGCGTTGGCATACGCGTTAGCGATCAGCTCGAAAGGTTACTGTGGCGCAGTGTGCCGCATATTATTGTGACCTCCGCAACCCTGCGTTCCCTCAACAGCTTTTCGCGTTTGCAGGAGATGAGCGGCCTGAAAGAAAAGGCCGGCGACCGCTTTGTCGCGCTCGACTCACCGTTTAACCACGTTGAGCAGGGGAAAATCATCATTCCGCAGATGCGCTATGAGCCTTTGATGGAAAACGAGGAGCTGCACATTGCCGAAATGGCGGCCTATTTTCGTGAACAACTGGAGAGCAAAAAGCATCACGGTATGCTGGTGCTGTTTGCCAGCGGACGGGCGATGCAGCGTTTTCTGGAGCACGTTACCGACCTGCGCTTACTGCTGCTGGTGCAGGGCGATCAGCCCCGCTATCGGCTGGTGGAACTGCATCGTAAACGGGTTGAGAACGGCGAGCGCAGCGTGCTGGTCGGTCTGCAATCTTTCGCTGAAGGTCTGGATCTGAAAGGTGATTTGCTCAGTCAGGTGCATATCCATAAGATCGCGTTCCCCCCCATCGACAGCCCTGTGGTGATTACCGAAGGCGAGTGGCTAAAGAGCCTGAACCGCTATCCGTTCGAGGTGCAAAGCCTGCCTGCGGCGTCGTTTAATCTGATCCAGCAGGTCGGGCGATTGATTCGTAGCCATGGATGCTGGGGAGAGGTGGTCATTTATGATAAACGCCTGCTGACGAAGAGCTACGGTCAGCGGTTGCTGAATGCGCTGCCGGTGTTCCCGATTGAACGACCCGAAGTCCCTGACGTGCCGGAGGTAAAAAAACGCCCGGCGAAAGTGCCTGCCGGGCGTCGGAAAAGCATCCGTGCTAAGGGGCGCGGTCCTACTGGTAAGTAAAGGTCACTTGCACTACGCTGCTGAAGGTGCCAGCGGTGACGGGCATTGAAGTGGCGTAATAGCGGGCGGCCAGCGGAAACACCGCCGTATGGTCGTTCTGATTAATCAGGACGTTAAAGCTTGCCTGCGGTGCAATAGTGATTTTGTCCTGGCGATCGGCCAGCTCCAGCGCCAGTCCTTTTGCGCTACCGGTGTTGGCAAATTTCGTTGGGTGAGCGCTATCAGCCTGACCGTAAAAAAACGCGTTAGACAGAGTCAACGTTGACGGACAGTGCGTCACTTTCAGCTCAAATTCCTTCCATACGCCGGTATCGCCTACGTCTTTAAAATTGCTGGCAGCAGTCTGGCCGAGATCGACGGTCAGATCTTTACTGGCGCTATCAACCACACAGGTGTTGGCGTAGATCGTCCCGGTCATCTGAATTTGAATATTGTCATCCGCGTGAGCCAGGGCGGTAAGTCCCAGAGCGATCGTTAAGGCGATTTTTTTCATGGCGTTCACTTATAGGCGAGCGTAAGGGTCGCAACACTGTTTGCGGGGCCAGGAGTGACCGTATCGCTTATCTGTTGGTAGCGAACCTGAAAGGGTATCTCCAGTGTTTCATTGGCGCTTGCTGGCCTATCGGTCGGCACATAGGTATCAAAGGTGGCGATGTAATTATCAAACAGCATGCGGACACCCACGCCGGTCGCCATACCGCTTTCCTTTGTGAGCTTGATAACCCCTTCGTAATTGGTTTCATAACCATTGGCGCTGGTGATTTTGACCATGGGTTGCACGGTGGTATCGCAATGCACGCTGACATTAAACTCCTGGGCTGGTGAAGAAAGCGTGCCGGTGCCAATAAACGAACAGACAGGAAAATCCCCCAGTTCGACGGTGAGATTTTTCGGCGACACGGAGCAGGTAACCTCGTGGAGAATCACGTTGCCAGCATAGGAAATGTTGTTAGGGCTACCTATACCTTCATGACCAAACACGCCGATGCCAAATTTGGTCTGTGCCTGTATTAACGTGCCGGAGGAGACGGTAGCACTGGTTTTCACCAGTTCAAGCGTTACCGCGAAGCTAAACGACTGTTTCCCGTCAGTAGATACATAGCCAATCGGCGTTGCCCGAGAATCACACTGCACACCGCCAGCACCGCTGATTCGCTGACCCTGATCGTTCATTAGCGCCACGCCTACGCCGGGCACGCCGGAGTCATACACGCCTCTCAGACCTGGGATTTCGGCCCCTGAACCGTAGTAGCAAGAGACGATTTCCAGCCCGCTATCAGCGCTCTGATTGCAATTTCCCGCGACATGCACCGTCTGTTCCGTTCCGGGGATAGTGTCTCCGACCGCCAGCGTGGTCGGGACAGAAATGGATGCAACATCGATCATTTTGGGAAGATCGGGCGTGGTACAGGTGGCCTTTGCATGCGGCATAAATAACGTTGCGGTTCCCAGAACCAGTAAGAAAAAGCACTGTTTAATCATTTGCATAATGTTCGCCTGAGCAAGAAATCAATGACACTGCGCGGCAGCGTTGATGATGCTGTTTTTGTCTGTCTCATCGGTCAACGCATACTGGGCGACGCAGTGTTCGCTTGCGCTTTGCCCCCAGGAGACAGCAAGTTGTCCGCGCTGTGGCAAACCGGAGAGGTAAGTCTGGCCATCATTGCCAACAATAAACTCGCTGTCCTTATCTTCGGTGGTGACCGTTGCGCCAAAGGGCAGCGGTTTACCGTTTTCAGTGATTGTCATGAGTACTCTGCGCCCTACGCGGGTGCTAAAACTTGCACGCACCACGGCACCGCGCGTTGGCGTAACGGTTTGAGCGGCATGCGTCACGTCAGCGTCGTCCGGCAGCGTTTCGGTATCCAGTGCGATGGTGTTATGGCGATACGCGGTCACAAATGGCACCACGGTATATCCGCGAAAATCGGTTTCGACGCCGGTCTGGTTGGTGATATGCGTCCCATGAGTCCCCGGTGCTTTCACCAGTGCGATGGTTTCGCCCAGCGGCTGGCTGAGGGTAATACCGTTGGCATGTGCTACCACGCCACCCTGTACCCCGACGTTCAGCGTCTGCTGGTTTTTGTCCTGGCTTACGCCGCCGTTGACTTCACCATAGGTGCCGTTGTAATCGGCGTTCATACTGGTTGAACTGCCGCTTCCGGTGTTGCTCAGACCTTCCTGAATGTTCCAGTTAAAATTGTTGTCACGCAGCGCCGTACCGTTAAGGCCAATATTCTGCGTGGTGCCGTCTTTGCTGTTATTCAGGTTGTACGTCGCCCAGGTGTTGTGCATCCAGTGGTCCAGCGGAACGGAAATGCTCAATGAAAACTCGTTGTCGTTGGTGACAGAATCGCCGTGCTCATCGCTGTCGTTGGTATTTTTATTCATGCTGTAGCTCAGGCTGTAGCTGATGTCGTGCCAGCTGTTGTTGTAACTGACGCTCATTGAGGTCATGTCCTGGCTCTGGCTCCAGTAGGTTTCTTTGACCAGACTCAGGGTCACGGCCCCCCAGCCTTCAGGCAGTGTCTGGTCGACGGTGGCTTCTGTGCGTGCGCGACGTTGCTGCGGGGCTGACCAGTCATCGGCATTGGTGTAAGACTCCATTGTGTCTTCGAGGGTGTAAAAGCCCTTACTGTTATAGCGATAGCCGGCGAGGGAAAAGTTGGTGCCGGACCCGGCGAAATCTTTGCTGTAGCGGACTCGCCAGGACTGCCCTTTACTGGCCTGTTGTTTCTTCAGCAGCGCTTTGGCGCGCGTCACGTCAACAGAAAAAGCCCCTAAATCACCGAAATTTTTCCCGACGCCAAGCGCCTGGGAATGATAGTGGTTACTCTGTTGCGCTCCGCCATAGGCGGTGAACCCGTAGGGCAAACCGTAAATCGCGCTGCCCTGAGCAAAAGGGGTTTTCTCAACGTGCTTGTCATACGAGCGATAGCGACCCGCGGTCACGCTGTAGCGTAGGTTTTTTTCTCGCTGAAGCACTGGCACCGAGGCATAAGGGACGACGAAATGACTTTCGCTACCGTCAGTTTCTTTCACCGTGACCTGCAGGTCGCCGCTGCTGCCTGTGGGGTAGAGATCGTTGATTTCAAACGCGCCGGGGGCGACAGTGTTCTGGTAAATGACGTAGCCGTTCTGACGGACCATCACCAGCGCATTGCTGTGAGCTGTGCCACGAATAATTGGCGCGTAGCCTCGTTGACTGTCTGGCAGCATGTCGCTGTCGGAATTCATCTGCATACCGGTGTAGGGCACGCTGTCAAAGACGTCTGCGGGCGATGAACTTTGCCCGACGGTGAGATCGCTTTTCATCGCCACGATATTGCGCTGGGCGTAGGTGTAGACCGATGAAAATTTCTGCTGCTCTTCGTTTCCCGTGGTGCTGCGATTCCAGGTGGAATAATTACGCAGCCGCCACGCGCCGATGTTCACACCGGGTCGCAGGTTGACATACTGGCTGCTGTTATCATCTTCACCCGGGCGGCGGGCGTGGCTCTGGCTGGCGGTGGCGCTGTAATTGAGTATCCCGGCGGTGATCCCTTCGTCAAACTCTTTAGGGTCGATATAGCCGCGTGGCACCTGGCCTAAGGCAGACTGCGGGATACTGAGTAATAGCTGCTGGTGACTGACGCGAAAGGTGGCAGAAGCCGCCGGAATAGCGCGCAAGTCGGCACATTTGCCTTGCGCCATCAGTTTCGGGTAGGCGTCGGTTTTAATCCCAAGGCTTTTTAAATCATCGAGGGTAAAGCAGGGCTGAAGCGTATTCTGGCCATCACGTTCCTGACGTAATGTAAATGTCACGTCGCGAGTATCGATTTTATTATTATCGATGAATATCGATACCTGATAATTACCCGGCGCCTGGCCTGGACCTTTTTCATAAACCGAAAGATCGGTTTTCCCTTGTTGGGGATTATCAACGTCCAGCAGCGCAGGGTTAAAATAATCATCCGCCCAGGTTTGCGAGGCAAAACAGGCCGCTGCCAGGCCACATAAAATGACCAGCAGCGCCATGAATCGACAGGATAGCGGCTTCTTGGAGGTATACATGATTATTTCAGGAATCTGGATTCTGCGGCATTAGCGCACAGATTTGGACCAGGTTTTACTGATGCTGCCGTAATCGGTAATGATCGAATACGCGACGGTTGAACCGCCCGTGTTGGCAGGAAGGGCAAAGTGCGTTTCGGTTTCAGGAACGGCCCAGGTGGCTTTTTCTACTTTGTGCCCGTTCAGCGTGACGCTCTGAAAATTCATGAAGAACGGTGTTGGATTATTGACGACCAGGTCGTTCCCTTCGCGGTGCCATTCCAGTTTATCAGCGACATCATCCGGCTTCCCTTTAACGGCAGACGGACGGTAAAGTAATTTGATGCGGGTATTAATCGCAATTTGCAGGGTATTGGCCCCCTCAACGTGTTTTGAGGAGGGGATCGCTTTAATGTTTAACCAGAACAGTGATTCACGATCTTCCGGCAAATTTCCGCCGGTGCGCACGACACGCAGAACGTTTTCTTCTTTGGCATCCAGACGAAACAGCGGTGGGGTAATCAGAAACGGCGCTTTGGCCTGGTTATTACTGCCGGTATCGACCCATGACTGTACCAGATAATCCGTGTTATCCGGGTTTTGAATGCCAAGAGAGGATTCCTTTTTCTCTCCCTGATAAACCAGACGCGTGCCATTAATAATAACGCCCGCATGTGCTGTAGCAGCAACCAGAAAAAGTGTACTCAGTAAATAACCGTGACGCATAAATATATCTCAACGTGAAGCGGAGATAGTCGCGTGTAATACGCCGCGACTATCTCCGGATTGATAATATCAGTTATAGATAACGGTGAAGGTGGAGACGGAATTCGCCGGGCCTGCGGTCACTGCGGCCTGGGTCTGAATATAACGTGCGCCAAATTCGAGATTGTTCACCGTGGTGCCGGAGGCTAACGGATACTGTTGTGATGGGGTGTATAAGATGACCGGTTGATCGGAGGAATCGAGCAACTGAATCGCCACACCCGTGGCGGTATCCGTATCAGGCGTCAACGCCAGCGCGGCATTGTTGTCAGTATCTGGCGTACCACCGAAGTTAATTGCAGCGGAGGTGACTGTCTCCGGGCAATTGGTAAGCTGAATATCGAACTTCGTTAATGTGCTGGTAGAACCGGCACCGGTAAAGACGCTTTTAGAGACTTTACCTAACTGAACATCCAATGGATTACTTAACCCATTTACAACCTGACAAGCGGAATCAATGATTTCGCCAGTAAAATTAATTTGTCCTTCGCCATTTGTTGCCGCAAATGCTGATGCAGAACATCCCACCGTTGCAGCAATAAATAAGCCTAAAGCAGCCTTGTTCATATTAATTCCTGATATTCACCGGGTAAAAACCATGTCTGGTGATTTTTACCATTAGACCCCAACAACTTTTCGATTGATATTTAACCAGAATATACGCGAATAAGATTCCGCAGCGCGGACTACAAATATTCGAATTAACGCTTGTGTTTTTCGATTCGCTGTAGCAACAGGTTATTGGTTATCGACGATAAAAAGCTATCAGGCAGGTCTTTTAAAGGGCTATATTGTTAAAAAATTGTCGCAGGGGAGGACGCAATGGATTACCGCAACATTATTAAGGAGATTGGCCGGGGGAAAAATCATGCCCGCGATCTGGACCAGGACACCGCGCGCGGACTGTACAGCCATATGCTCAATGGCGATGTGCCGGAACTGGAAATGGGCGGCGTGCTGATTGCGCTGCGCATCAAAGGGGAAGGAGAAGCGGAGATGCGCGGTTTTTACGAGGCGATGCAATCCCATACGATGAAGCTGACGCCTCCCGTGGCAAAGCCAATGCCGATTGTTATCCCAAGTTATAATGGCGCTCGTAAGCAGGCGAACCTGACCCCACTGCTGGCGATTTTGCTGCATAAACTGGGTTATCCGGTGGTCGTGCATGGGGTGAGCGAAGATCCCACGCGGGTGCTTACGGAAACCATTTTTACACTGATGGGTATTCACCCCACGCATCATGCCGGGCAGGCCCAGGCGAAGTTAGACGGCCATCAGCCGGTCTATATTCCCGTGGGCGCGCTTTGTCCGCCGCTGGAAAAACAACTGGCGATGCGCTGGCGTCTTGGCGTGCGAAACAGTGCGCACACACTGGCAAAGCTGGCGACGCCGTTTGCGGAAGATGCTGCGCTGCGGTTGTCCAGCGTTTCACATCCTGAATATGTGTCTCGCGTCGCGACGTTTTTTAGCGATATTGGGGGGCGTGGGTTGCTGATGCACGGCACTGAAGGCGAGGTTTATGCGAATCCGCAGCGTTGTCCACAGATCAGCCTGATTGATAGTCATGGTGTCCGGGTGCTTCAGGAGCGGCAAAGCGAAATGCCGGAAGAGCCTGTTCCTTTGCCTGCGGCGAAAGATCCCGAAACCACCGCCCACTGGATCACGCGCTGCCTGGCGGGAAGCGAACCCGTTCCTCTCTCGTTAAAAATAGAGATAGCCTGTTGCCTGGTCGCGACCGGGGAAGTGGAAACGGTGGCAGAAGGGTTGGCACGCGTTAACGCCAGTTTTTAACGTTCAGATAAAAAAAAGCCCGTCCAGTGGCGGACGGGCAAACAAGGGTAATTCAGGGTCAATGAGGGTTGGAGCAGTGTGTCTGTCGGCAAACAGACGGGTAAAAATTATTTGTAGATAACAGCGGTGCCGCTCATTTTGTCGTTATTGGTGGCAGACGTGATGCTATAACCTGTTGCACCCGCTTCGGCAGCTTTCGCAGCCAGTTTAGCTTCCAGACCGTCCAGGGTGGTGGCGCCTTCAGCAGAAACCACACCGATTTTGTTCATGTTCTGCGCCTGAGCAGCAGTGACAGGCTCAGCGGCAAACACGCCAAAAGACAGGGTAGACAGGGCAGCAGCGACAACGGCATATTTGATAGTTTTCATTATTAATCTCTCGCAGTTTATTCTTTAAGGAAGACGATGTTTCGTCGATGTGATGAGTATCACGTTTTTTTGTGAGAGATAAAATCGAATAGAATTGACGTCTACCATCAAAAATATTGAATGACAAATAACTTATTGATTATTAATTAATTGATCAGGCTTATTTACTATTCTTCGCATTTCTCTTTACAGAGATGC from Citrobacter sp. RHB25-C09 harbors:
- the ybiJ gene encoding DUF1471 family protein YbiJ codes for the protein MKTIKYAVVAAALSTLSFGVFAAEPVTAAQAQNMNKIGVVSAEGATTLDGLEAKLAAKAAEAGATGYSITSATNNDKMSGTAVIYK